One window of the Vigna radiata var. radiata cultivar VC1973A chromosome 1, Vradiata_ver6, whole genome shotgun sequence genome contains the following:
- the LOC106763203 gene encoding TMV resistance protein N-like isoform X1: MATPSSRRFTYDVFLSFRGEDTRYDFTGYLYKALCDGGVHTFMDDGKLQSGEEITPALQKAIQESKIAIVILSHNYASSSFCLDELATILDCKSKGLLVIPVFYKVDPSYVRHQKGSYEEALTKHQKRFKGQEEKLHKWKTALRQVADLSGYHFGDGYEYQYKFIGSIVERVSRVINRVPLHVAVYPVGLPSQVLKVKKLLDLGSHDVVHMIGIRGMGGLGKTTLSLAVYNSIADDFDESCFLQNVREESNKEGLKHLQSILLSKMLREKNIILTSWQEGASXIQERLGRKKVLLILDDVDNRKQLQAFAGRADWFGPGSRIIITTRDEQLLKSHEIERTYEMEELNENDSLQLLIWNAFKREKVDPSYEDVLKRVVTYASGLPLALEVIGSNLVGKSVEEWESAIEHYKRIPNGQILEILKVSFDXLGEEEKNVFLDXACFFKGSSLEEVEHILGILYDNNMKHHIGVLVEKSLIKVRXGRFXVIEMHDLIEDMGRDIDRQESPKEXENHRRLWLGKDILHVLKHNKGTSKTEIIRLDLSISEREETLEWNPNAFRRMKNLKILIIRNGXFSKGXNYLPKSLRVLEWHGYPSNCFPSNFDPNNLVTCKLPNSHFTSFGFLGSAKKFENLTVLNFDWCMFLTQTPDMSDLGNLEEVSFNWCVSLDAVHDSIGFMSKLKILHANHCINLTSFPPLNLPTLESLELSFCYSLEKFPEILGKMGNIRVLQLLDLPIKELPLSFQNLIGLEQLSLSCEIVHLRSSIFTMPNLIKFSVTNCKEWQWIKSEDAEDNVGSVVPSKLDWFSAWSCNLDDDFFSAGFMRLARVRDLYLQDNNFKHLPECIKEFHNLNSLDVTHCKHLEEIRGFPPKLKYFSAPQCISLTSTSLDMLLNKELYEARKTAIFTFPGESFPEWFDLKSSGPSCSFWFRNKFPARVLSLLIIHMNKYENLSTIFEVHINGELQTGGGHYLLEVAKFEFGQTYLSDLKMYVNFFEQPFGKEWNHVEVTYYTPSRKSWIKATGIHVFKEEMEDIRFDDPYIVEDIMEEEEKEEEKEEGEEKEEKAKEEEKKEKAEEEENSIMGHHGRRRKKGKKKKTASWKTFLV; the protein is encoded by the exons ATGGCAACTCCAAGTTCCCGTAGATTCACATACGATGTGTTCCTCAGCTTTAGAGGGGAAGACACTCGTTATGATTTCACTGGTTATCTCTACAAAGCTCTATGTGATGGGGGAGTTCACACTTTCATGGATGATGGCAAACTTCAAAGCGGAGAGGAAATCACACCAGCACTTCAGAAAGCAATTCAAGAGTCTAAGATTGCCATCGTTATCCTCTCTCACAACTATGCCTCTTCCTCCTTCTGCTTGGATGAACTTGCAACCATCCTTGACTGCAAGAGTAAAGGGCTGTTGGTTATACCAGTGTTTTATAAGGTGGATCCTTCTTATGTCAGACATCAGAAAGGTAGCTATGAAGAAGCATTGACTAAGCATCAAAAGAGGTTCAAAGGGCAGGAGGAGAAGTTACATAAATGGAAAACGGCTCTGCGTCAAGTTGCTGACTTGTCTGGCTATCACTTCGGAGATGG GTATGAATACCAGTACAAGTTTATTGGGAGCATTGTTGAACGGGTTTCCAGGGTGATTAATCGTGTTCCTTTACATGTTGCGGTTTATCCAGTTGGCCTACCGTCACAGGTGCTGAAAGTCAAGAAACTTTTGGATCTTGGATCGCATGATGTTGTCCACATGATAGGGATCCGTGGAATGGGTGGGTTAGGAAAAACAACACTTTCTCTAGCAGTTTATAATTCCATTGCTGATGATTTTGATGAgtcatgttttcttcaaaatgtAAGAGAAGAATCAAACAAAGAGGGGCTAAAACACCTCCAAAGcatccttctttcaaaaatgcTTAGAGAGAAGAATATCATCTTAACAAGTTGGCAAGAAGGAGCATCANTGATACAGGAGAGGCTGGGGCGAAAGAAGGTTCTCTTGATTCTAGATGATGTTGACAACAGAAAGCAGTTACAAGCATTTGCTGGAAGAGCTGATTGGTTTGGTCCCGGCAGCAGGATTATCATTACCACTCGGGACGAACAACTGCTAAAATCTCATGAGATTGAAAGAACTTATGAGATGGAGGAATTGAATGAGAATGATTCTCTTCAATTGCTTATATGGAATGCTttcaaaagggaaaaagttgatCCGAGTTACGAGGACGTGTTGAAACGTGTAGTAACTTATGCTTCTGGGCTTCCATTGGCTTTAGAAGTAATAGGTTCCAACTTGGTTGGAAAAAGTGTTGAAGAATGGGAGTCTGCGATTGAACATTACAAAAGAATTCCTAACGGTCAAATTCTAGAGATACTTAAAGTAAGTTTTGATGNTTTgggggaagaagaaaaaaatgtctTTCTTGACATNGCCTGTTTCTTTAAAGGAAGTAGTTTGGAAGAAGTTGAACATATACTTGGTATTCTTTATGATAACAACATGAAACATCATATCGGGGTGTTGGTTGAAAAATCTCTCATAAAGGTTCGGNATGGAAGGTTTNGTGTAATTGAAATGCACGACTTGATTGAGGACATGGGTAGAGATATTGACCGGCAAGAGTCACCCAAAGAGCNAGAGAACCACAGGAGATTATGGTTAGGGAAAGATATTCTTCATGTTTTAAAACACAACAAG GGAACTAGCAAAACTGAAATCATACGCCTGGATTTGTCTATATCTGAGAGAGAAGAAACGCTAGAATGGAATCCCAACGCCTTCAGAAGGATGAAAAACCTTAAAATACTTATCATTAGAAATGGTNAATTTTCCAAAGGTNCCAATTATCTTCCAAAAAGTTTGAGAGTACTGGAATGGCATGGATACCCTTCAAATTGTTTTCCATCAAATTTTGATCCGAACAATCTTGTGACATGCAAGTTACCTAACAGTCATTTTACGTCATTTGGATTCCTTGGCTCAGCAAAG AAGTTCGAAAATCTAACTGTCTTGAATTTTGACTGGTGCATGTTTTTAACACAGACACCCGATATGTCTGATCTCGGAAATTTGGAGGAAGTTTCATTTAACTGGTGTGTGAGTTTAGATGCAGTTCATGACTCAATTGGTTTTATGAGTAAACTTAAAATACTGCATGCGAATCATTGCATCAACCTTACGAGTTTTCCACCTCTTAACTTGCCTACTCTTGAAAGCCTAGAACTTTCATTTTGTTACAGTCTTGAGAAATTTCCAGAAATACTAGGAAAGATGGGAAACATAAGGGTACTTCAATTGCTAGATCTTCCCATTAAAGAATTGCCACTGTCGTTTCAAAATCTTATTGGACTCGAACAGTTATCCTTGTCATGTGAAATTGTTCACTTAAGAAGTAGCATTTTCACGATGCCTAACTTGATTAAGTTTAGTGTTACTAATTGCAAGGAGTGGCAATGGATAAAATCAGAAGATGCTGAAGATAACGTAGGCTCAGTGGTTCCTTCAAAGTTAGATTGGTTTTCGGCCTGGTCTTGCAACCTGGATGATGACTTCTTTTCAGCAGGTTTCATGCGGTTGGCACGAGTGCGTGATTTATATCTACAGGACAATAATTTCAAACACCTTCCTGAATGCATCAAAGAATTTCACAACCTCAACTCGCTTGATGTGACTCATTGCAAACATCTTGAGGAAATCAGAGGGTTtccaccaaaattaaaatatttcagtgCACCACAATGTATATCTTTGACTTCCACCAGCTTAGACATGTTGCTAAATAAG GAACTATACGAAGCTAGAAAAACTGCTATCTTCACGTTTCCAGGAGAAAGTTTTCCAGAGTGGTTTGATCTGAAGAGCAGTGGACCTTCATGTTCTTTCTGGTTTCGTAATAAGTTTCCTGCCAGAgttctttctcttcttattatacatatgaataaatatgaaaacttaAGTACCATTTTTGAGGTGCACATTAATGGGGAATTGCAAACAGGCGGAGGCCACTATTTGTTGGAGGTGGCGAAATTTGAATTCGGTCAAACATACCTCTCTGATCTAAAaatgtatgttaatttttttgaacAACCTTTTGGAAAGGAATGGAATCACGTGGAGGTTACATATTATACTCCGTCAAGGAAGTCATGGATTAAAGCAACAGGAATCCATGTATTCAAAGAGGAAATGGAAGACATTCGGTTTGATGATCCTTATATCGTGGAAGACatcatggaagaagaagaaaaggaggaagaaaaggaagaaggagaagaaaaagaagaaaaggcaaaagaagaagaaaaaaaagaaaaggcagaagaagaagaaaatagcaTCATGGGacaccatggaagaagaaggaagaaggggaaaaagaagaaaactgcATCATGGAAGACATTCCTAGTTTGA
- the LOC106763203 gene encoding TMV resistance protein N-like isoform X2, with translation MATPSSRRFTYDVFLSFRGEDTRYDFTGYLYKALCDGGVHTFMDDGKLQSGEEITPALQKAIQESKIAIVILSHNYASSSFCLDELATILDCKSKGLLVIPVFYKVDPSYVRHQKGSYEEALTKHQKRFKGQEEKLHKWKTALRQVADLSGYHFGDGYEYQYKFIGSIVERVSRVINRVPLHVAVYPVGLPSQVLKVKKLLDLGSHDVVHMIGIRGMGGLGKTTLSLAVYNSIADDFDESCFLQNVREESNKEGLKHLQSILLSKMLREKNIILTSWQEGASXIQERLGRKKVLLILDDVDNRKQLQAFAGRADWFGPGSRIIITTRDEQLLKSHEIERTYEMEELNENDSLQLLIWNAFKREKVDPSYEDVLKRVVTYASGLPLALEVIGSNLVGKSVEEWESAIEHYKRIPNGQILEILKVSFDXLGEEEKNVFLDXACFFKGSSLEEVEHILGILYDNNMKHHIGVLVEKSLIKVRXGRFXVIEMHDLIEDMGRDIDRQESPKEXENHRRLWLGKDILHVLKHNKGTSKTEIIRLDLSISEREETLEWNPNAFRRMKNLKILIIRNGXFSKGXNYLPKSLRVLEWHGYPSNCFPSNFDPNNLVTCKLPNSHFTSFGFLGSAKKFENLTVLNFDWCMFLTQTPDMSDLGNLEEVSFNWCVSLDAVHDSIGFMSKLKILHANHCINLTSFPPLNLPTLESLELSFCYSLEKFPEILGKMGNIREWQWIKSEDAEDNVGSVVPSKLDWFSAWSCNLDDDFFSAGFMRLARVRDLYLQDNNFKHLPECIKEFHNLNSLDVTHCKHLEEIRGFPPKLKYFSAPQCISLTSTSLDMLLNKELYEARKTAIFTFPGESFPEWFDLKSSGPSCSFWFRNKFPARVLSLLIIHMNKYENLSTIFEVHINGELQTGGGHYLLEVAKFEFGQTYLSDLKMYVNFFEQPFGKEWNHVEVTYYTPSRKSWIKATGIHVFKEEMEDIRFDDPYIVEDIMEEEEKEEEKEEGEEKEEKAKEEEKKEKAEEEENSIMGHHGRRRKKGKKKKTASWKTFLV, from the exons ATGGCAACTCCAAGTTCCCGTAGATTCACATACGATGTGTTCCTCAGCTTTAGAGGGGAAGACACTCGTTATGATTTCACTGGTTATCTCTACAAAGCTCTATGTGATGGGGGAGTTCACACTTTCATGGATGATGGCAAACTTCAAAGCGGAGAGGAAATCACACCAGCACTTCAGAAAGCAATTCAAGAGTCTAAGATTGCCATCGTTATCCTCTCTCACAACTATGCCTCTTCCTCCTTCTGCTTGGATGAACTTGCAACCATCCTTGACTGCAAGAGTAAAGGGCTGTTGGTTATACCAGTGTTTTATAAGGTGGATCCTTCTTATGTCAGACATCAGAAAGGTAGCTATGAAGAAGCATTGACTAAGCATCAAAAGAGGTTCAAAGGGCAGGAGGAGAAGTTACATAAATGGAAAACGGCTCTGCGTCAAGTTGCTGACTTGTCTGGCTATCACTTCGGAGATGG GTATGAATACCAGTACAAGTTTATTGGGAGCATTGTTGAACGGGTTTCCAGGGTGATTAATCGTGTTCCTTTACATGTTGCGGTTTATCCAGTTGGCCTACCGTCACAGGTGCTGAAAGTCAAGAAACTTTTGGATCTTGGATCGCATGATGTTGTCCACATGATAGGGATCCGTGGAATGGGTGGGTTAGGAAAAACAACACTTTCTCTAGCAGTTTATAATTCCATTGCTGATGATTTTGATGAgtcatgttttcttcaaaatgtAAGAGAAGAATCAAACAAAGAGGGGCTAAAACACCTCCAAAGcatccttctttcaaaaatgcTTAGAGAGAAGAATATCATCTTAACAAGTTGGCAAGAAGGAGCATCANTGATACAGGAGAGGCTGGGGCGAAAGAAGGTTCTCTTGATTCTAGATGATGTTGACAACAGAAAGCAGTTACAAGCATTTGCTGGAAGAGCTGATTGGTTTGGTCCCGGCAGCAGGATTATCATTACCACTCGGGACGAACAACTGCTAAAATCTCATGAGATTGAAAGAACTTATGAGATGGAGGAATTGAATGAGAATGATTCTCTTCAATTGCTTATATGGAATGCTttcaaaagggaaaaagttgatCCGAGTTACGAGGACGTGTTGAAACGTGTAGTAACTTATGCTTCTGGGCTTCCATTGGCTTTAGAAGTAATAGGTTCCAACTTGGTTGGAAAAAGTGTTGAAGAATGGGAGTCTGCGATTGAACATTACAAAAGAATTCCTAACGGTCAAATTCTAGAGATACTTAAAGTAAGTTTTGATGNTTTgggggaagaagaaaaaaatgtctTTCTTGACATNGCCTGTTTCTTTAAAGGAAGTAGTTTGGAAGAAGTTGAACATATACTTGGTATTCTTTATGATAACAACATGAAACATCATATCGGGGTGTTGGTTGAAAAATCTCTCATAAAGGTTCGGNATGGAAGGTTTNGTGTAATTGAAATGCACGACTTGATTGAGGACATGGGTAGAGATATTGACCGGCAAGAGTCACCCAAAGAGCNAGAGAACCACAGGAGATTATGGTTAGGGAAAGATATTCTTCATGTTTTAAAACACAACAAG GGAACTAGCAAAACTGAAATCATACGCCTGGATTTGTCTATATCTGAGAGAGAAGAAACGCTAGAATGGAATCCCAACGCCTTCAGAAGGATGAAAAACCTTAAAATACTTATCATTAGAAATGGTNAATTTTCCAAAGGTNCCAATTATCTTCCAAAAAGTTTGAGAGTACTGGAATGGCATGGATACCCTTCAAATTGTTTTCCATCAAATTTTGATCCGAACAATCTTGTGACATGCAAGTTACCTAACAGTCATTTTACGTCATTTGGATTCCTTGGCTCAGCAAAG AAGTTCGAAAATCTAACTGTCTTGAATTTTGACTGGTGCATGTTTTTAACACAGACACCCGATATGTCTGATCTCGGAAATTTGGAGGAAGTTTCATTTAACTGGTGTGTGAGTTTAGATGCAGTTCATGACTCAATTGGTTTTATGAGTAAACTTAAAATACTGCATGCGAATCATTGCATCAACCTTACGAGTTTTCCACCTCTTAACTTGCCTACTCTTGAAAGCCTAGAACTTTCATTTTGTTACAGTCTTGAGAAATTTCCAGAAATACTAGGAAAGATGGGAAACATAAGG GAGTGGCAATGGATAAAATCAGAAGATGCTGAAGATAACGTAGGCTCAGTGGTTCCTTCAAAGTTAGATTGGTTTTCGGCCTGGTCTTGCAACCTGGATGATGACTTCTTTTCAGCAGGTTTCATGCGGTTGGCACGAGTGCGTGATTTATATCTACAGGACAATAATTTCAAACACCTTCCTGAATGCATCAAAGAATTTCACAACCTCAACTCGCTTGATGTGACTCATTGCAAACATCTTGAGGAAATCAGAGGGTTtccaccaaaattaaaatatttcagtgCACCACAATGTATATCTTTGACTTCCACCAGCTTAGACATGTTGCTAAATAAG GAACTATACGAAGCTAGAAAAACTGCTATCTTCACGTTTCCAGGAGAAAGTTTTCCAGAGTGGTTTGATCTGAAGAGCAGTGGACCTTCATGTTCTTTCTGGTTTCGTAATAAGTTTCCTGCCAGAgttctttctcttcttattatacatatgaataaatatgaaaacttaAGTACCATTTTTGAGGTGCACATTAATGGGGAATTGCAAACAGGCGGAGGCCACTATTTGTTGGAGGTGGCGAAATTTGAATTCGGTCAAACATACCTCTCTGATCTAAAaatgtatgttaatttttttgaacAACCTTTTGGAAAGGAATGGAATCACGTGGAGGTTACATATTATACTCCGTCAAGGAAGTCATGGATTAAAGCAACAGGAATCCATGTATTCAAAGAGGAAATGGAAGACATTCGGTTTGATGATCCTTATATCGTGGAAGACatcatggaagaagaagaaaaggaggaagaaaaggaagaaggagaagaaaaagaagaaaaggcaaaagaagaagaaaaaaaagaaaaggcagaagaagaagaaaatagcaTCATGGGacaccatggaagaagaaggaagaaggggaaaaagaagaaaactgcATCATGGAAGACATTCCTAGTTTGA
- the LOC106763203 gene encoding TMV resistance protein N-like isoform X3, with amino-acid sequence MATPSSRRFTYDVFLSFRGEDTRYDFTGYLYKALCDGGVHTFMDDGKLQSGEEITPALQKAIQESKIAIVILSHNYASSSFCLDELATILDCKSKGLLVIPVFYKVDPSYVRHQKGSYEEALTKHQKRFKGQEEKLHKWKTALRQVADLSGYHFGDGYEYQYKFIGSIVERVSRVINRVPLHVAVYPVGLPSQVLKVKKLLDLGSHDVVHMIGIRGMGGLGKTTLSLAVYNSIADDFDESCFLQNVREESNKEGLKHLQSILLSKMLREKNIILTSWQEGASXIQERLGRKKVLLILDDVDNRKQLQAFAGRADWFGPGSRIIITTRDEQLLKSHEIERTYEMEELNENDSLQLLIWNAFKREKVDPSYEDVLKRVVTYASGLPLALEVIGSNLVGKSVEEWESAIEHYKRIPNGQILEILKVSFDXLGEEEKNVFLDXACFFKGSSLEEVEHILGILYDNNMKHHIGVLVEKSLIKVRXGRFXVIEMHDLIEDMGRDIDRQESPKEXENHRRLWLGKDILHVLKHNKGTSKTEIIRLDLSISEREETLEWNPNAFRRMKNLKILIIRNGXFSKGXNYLPKSLRVLEWHGYPSNCFPSNFDPNNLVTCKLPNSHFTSFGFLGSAKKFENLTVLNFDWCMFLTQTPDMSDLGNLEEVSFNCVTNCKEWQWIKSEDAEDNVGSVVPSKLDWFSAWSCNLDDDFFSAGFMRLARVRDLYLQDNNFKHLPECIKEFHNLNSLDVTHCKHLEEIRGFPPKLKYFSAPQCISLTSTSLDMLLNKELYEARKTAIFTFPGESFPEWFDLKSSGPSCSFWFRNKFPARVLSLLIIHMNKYENLSTIFEVHINGELQTGGGHYLLEVAKFEFGQTYLSDLKMYVNFFEQPFGKEWNHVEVTYYTPSRKSWIKATGIHVFKEEMEDIRFDDPYIVEDIMEEEEKEEEKEEGEEKEEKAKEEEKKEKAEEEENSIMGHHGRRRKKGKKKKTASWKTFLV; translated from the exons ATGGCAACTCCAAGTTCCCGTAGATTCACATACGATGTGTTCCTCAGCTTTAGAGGGGAAGACACTCGTTATGATTTCACTGGTTATCTCTACAAAGCTCTATGTGATGGGGGAGTTCACACTTTCATGGATGATGGCAAACTTCAAAGCGGAGAGGAAATCACACCAGCACTTCAGAAAGCAATTCAAGAGTCTAAGATTGCCATCGTTATCCTCTCTCACAACTATGCCTCTTCCTCCTTCTGCTTGGATGAACTTGCAACCATCCTTGACTGCAAGAGTAAAGGGCTGTTGGTTATACCAGTGTTTTATAAGGTGGATCCTTCTTATGTCAGACATCAGAAAGGTAGCTATGAAGAAGCATTGACTAAGCATCAAAAGAGGTTCAAAGGGCAGGAGGAGAAGTTACATAAATGGAAAACGGCTCTGCGTCAAGTTGCTGACTTGTCTGGCTATCACTTCGGAGATGG GTATGAATACCAGTACAAGTTTATTGGGAGCATTGTTGAACGGGTTTCCAGGGTGATTAATCGTGTTCCTTTACATGTTGCGGTTTATCCAGTTGGCCTACCGTCACAGGTGCTGAAAGTCAAGAAACTTTTGGATCTTGGATCGCATGATGTTGTCCACATGATAGGGATCCGTGGAATGGGTGGGTTAGGAAAAACAACACTTTCTCTAGCAGTTTATAATTCCATTGCTGATGATTTTGATGAgtcatgttttcttcaaaatgtAAGAGAAGAATCAAACAAAGAGGGGCTAAAACACCTCCAAAGcatccttctttcaaaaatgcTTAGAGAGAAGAATATCATCTTAACAAGTTGGCAAGAAGGAGCATCANTGATACAGGAGAGGCTGGGGCGAAAGAAGGTTCTCTTGATTCTAGATGATGTTGACAACAGAAAGCAGTTACAAGCATTTGCTGGAAGAGCTGATTGGTTTGGTCCCGGCAGCAGGATTATCATTACCACTCGGGACGAACAACTGCTAAAATCTCATGAGATTGAAAGAACTTATGAGATGGAGGAATTGAATGAGAATGATTCTCTTCAATTGCTTATATGGAATGCTttcaaaagggaaaaagttgatCCGAGTTACGAGGACGTGTTGAAACGTGTAGTAACTTATGCTTCTGGGCTTCCATTGGCTTTAGAAGTAATAGGTTCCAACTTGGTTGGAAAAAGTGTTGAAGAATGGGAGTCTGCGATTGAACATTACAAAAGAATTCCTAACGGTCAAATTCTAGAGATACTTAAAGTAAGTTTTGATGNTTTgggggaagaagaaaaaaatgtctTTCTTGACATNGCCTGTTTCTTTAAAGGAAGTAGTTTGGAAGAAGTTGAACATATACTTGGTATTCTTTATGATAACAACATGAAACATCATATCGGGGTGTTGGTTGAAAAATCTCTCATAAAGGTTCGGNATGGAAGGTTTNGTGTAATTGAAATGCACGACTTGATTGAGGACATGGGTAGAGATATTGACCGGCAAGAGTCACCCAAAGAGCNAGAGAACCACAGGAGATTATGGTTAGGGAAAGATATTCTTCATGTTTTAAAACACAACAAG GGAACTAGCAAAACTGAAATCATACGCCTGGATTTGTCTATATCTGAGAGAGAAGAAACGCTAGAATGGAATCCCAACGCCTTCAGAAGGATGAAAAACCTTAAAATACTTATCATTAGAAATGGTNAATTTTCCAAAGGTNCCAATTATCTTCCAAAAAGTTTGAGAGTACTGGAATGGCATGGATACCCTTCAAATTGTTTTCCATCAAATTTTGATCCGAACAATCTTGTGACATGCAAGTTACCTAACAGTCATTTTACGTCATTTGGATTCCTTGGCTCAGCAAAG AAGTTCGAAAATCTAACTGTCTTGAATTTTGACTGGTGCATGTTTTTAACACAGACACCCGATATGTCTGATCTCGGAAATTTGGAGGAAGTTTCATTTAACTG TGTTACTAATTGCAAGGAGTGGCAATGGATAAAATCAGAAGATGCTGAAGATAACGTAGGCTCAGTGGTTCCTTCAAAGTTAGATTGGTTTTCGGCCTGGTCTTGCAACCTGGATGATGACTTCTTTTCAGCAGGTTTCATGCGGTTGGCACGAGTGCGTGATTTATATCTACAGGACAATAATTTCAAACACCTTCCTGAATGCATCAAAGAATTTCACAACCTCAACTCGCTTGATGTGACTCATTGCAAACATCTTGAGGAAATCAGAGGGTTtccaccaaaattaaaatatttcagtgCACCACAATGTATATCTTTGACTTCCACCAGCTTAGACATGTTGCTAAATAAG GAACTATACGAAGCTAGAAAAACTGCTATCTTCACGTTTCCAGGAGAAAGTTTTCCAGAGTGGTTTGATCTGAAGAGCAGTGGACCTTCATGTTCTTTCTGGTTTCGTAATAAGTTTCCTGCCAGAgttctttctcttcttattatacatatgaataaatatgaaaacttaAGTACCATTTTTGAGGTGCACATTAATGGGGAATTGCAAACAGGCGGAGGCCACTATTTGTTGGAGGTGGCGAAATTTGAATTCGGTCAAACATACCTCTCTGATCTAAAaatgtatgttaatttttttgaacAACCTTTTGGAAAGGAATGGAATCACGTGGAGGTTACATATTATACTCCGTCAAGGAAGTCATGGATTAAAGCAACAGGAATCCATGTATTCAAAGAGGAAATGGAAGACATTCGGTTTGATGATCCTTATATCGTGGAAGACatcatggaagaagaagaaaaggaggaagaaaaggaagaaggagaagaaaaagaagaaaaggcaaaagaagaagaaaaaaaagaaaaggcagaagaagaagaaaatagcaTCATGGGacaccatggaagaagaaggaagaaggggaaaaagaagaaaactgcATCATGGAAGACATTCCTAGTTTGA